A DNA window from Oncorhynchus tshawytscha isolate Ot180627B linkage group LG13, Otsh_v2.0, whole genome shotgun sequence contains the following coding sequences:
- the snrpa gene encoding U1 small nuclear ribonucleoprotein A encodes MAAPDMRLNHTIYINNLNEKIKKDELKKSLYAIFSQFGQILDILVARSLKMRGQAFVIFKEVNSASNALRSMQGFPFYDKPMRIGYAKGDSDIIAKMKGTYVERDRKKEKRAKVKGPEAAGAKKGVPGTPVVPMGPGVPTPMPGMPPMSGAPRMMPMPGQPPYMPPPGMMPPPGMGPGGMLPGAMPPGGMMPGQMPHAQVAENPPNHILFLTNLPEETNELMLSMLFNQFPGFKEVRLVPGRHDIAFVEFDNDVQAGAAREALQGFKITQTNAMKISFAKK; translated from the exons ATGGCTGCTCCGGATATGCGCCTCAACCACACCATATACATCAACAACCTGAACGAGAAGATTAAAAAAGATG AACTGAAGAAGTCGTTGTACGCAATCTTCTCTCAGTTTGGTCAAATCCTGGACATTTTGGTTGCCCGCTCCCTGAAGATGAGGGGTCAGGCTTTTGTCATCTTCAAGGAGGTCAACAGCGCCTCCAATGCCCTGCGTTCGATGCAGGGGTTCCCATTCTATGACAAACCTATG CGTATTGGGTACGCCAAGGGGGACTCTGACATCATCGCTAAAATGAAGGGCACCTATGTGGAGCGTGACCGTAAGAAGGAGAAGAGGGCCAAGGTCAAGGGCCCAGAGGCTGCAGGGGCCAAAAAGGGTGTGCCAGGGACCCCTGTAGTACCCATGGGCCCTGGAGTTCCAACACCCATGCCC GGAATGCCACCCATGAGCGGAGCTCCTCGTATGATGCCAATGCCAGGGCAGCCCCCCTACATGCCCCCGCCAGGCATGATGCCACCTCCAGGGATGGGCCCTGGGGGGATGCTCCCTGGTGCCATGCCTCCGGGTGGGATGATGCCCGGGCAAATGCCCCACGCCCAG GTTGCAGAAAACCCTCCCAACCACATCCTTTTCCTCACCAACCTCCCAGAGGAGACCAACGAGCTCATGCTGTCTATGCTCTTCAACCA GTTCCCTGGGTTCAAAGAGGTGCGTCTGGTGCCTGGTCGCCACGACATCGCCTTTGTGGAGTTTGATAATGACGTGCAGGCTGGAGCGGCCAGGGAGGCACTACAGGGCTTCAAGATCACCCAGACCAACGCCATGAAGATCTCTTTCGCCAAGAAATAA
- the LOC112244719 gene encoding inositol-trisphosphate 3-kinase C isoform X1, with product MGQTCCGLSYSTAAPGKAKWKPTETPKRFPIRRFTLEERRCDRFYRNRMKTKQLPSPGTGQPEVGLVIGSGNSETLRGNGRGKLLRGQTESEVVDHTTPVAEYPSGIHYENIQALDCDSVSKGAADSSFDATGLETRSRGFDRTRCAVTQRSRPETTGEDHVWNAPARAMENKPFGFDKQGGDASEVRGVSGAVQPDGSVHWRTSGNENLRRTLTSLSLRLDEPLTNGVSEPIGYDLLHTEVEMTKSNFLTASREPEAVRKNDQNSCSVESGNQEDPSINSPIQPHGQVQSPLGSQSFLGTIPKLIITRDLSPSWTQETLDPRTMGLGVGGSSLGPHADDESPCSDSGCGGSPALMRFHRKLSNSSSAGCLSSASSFEESEDDFNGSDIEPSLSPVICNTLGSPDESTGTKQWQKLKTMVHWSPFVVSFKKHYPWVQLAGHEGNFQAGEYGRLLKRYCECEQLCLSKLMGDTLRPYVPGYYGVVQRNEQDYNLMDDLLADFDSPSIMDCKMGSRTYLEEELLKAREHPRLRRDMYEKMMAVDPGAPTDQERAQQGILKPRYMQWRETLSSTATLGFRIEGIKRADGTCNTNFKTTKHREQVMQALEDFVDGNIQILKLYLQRLKELRSVLEKSPFFRTHEVVGSSLLFVHDASGQARVWMIDFGKTVPLPALLTLDHRTPWMEGNHEDGYLWGLDNLIDILSTMLPPQPLREGEGRV from the exons ATGGGTCAAACGTGCTGTGGTCTCTCGTACTCCACCGCCGCTCCAGGCAAAGCGAAATGGAAACCAACAGAAACACCCAAACGATTCCCTATCCGCAGATTTACCCTTGAGGAGCGAAGGTGTGACCGGTTTTACAGGAATCGGATGAAAACGAAGCAGTTGCCTTCGCCAGGCACAGGTCAACCAGAGGTAGGGCTGGTAATCGGATCTGGAAATTCGGAAACCCTTCGTGGTAACGGGCGAGGGAAATTGTTGAGAGGCCAGACTGAGTCGGAGGTAGTGGACCACACCACCCCGGTCGCCGAATACCCATCTGGAATTCATTATGAAAATATTCAGGCTCTCGACTGTGACTCTGTGAGCAAGGGAGCGGCCGACTCGTCCTTCGATGCGACGGGCTTGGAAACACGGTCCAGAGGATTCGACAGAACTCGCTGCGCAGTTACGCAGCGCAGCCGCCCAGAAACAACGGGAGAAGACCATGTCTGGAATGCCCCGGCGAGGGCCATGGAAAACAAACCATTCGGATTTGATAAACAGGGTGGGGATGCCTCGGAGGTCAGGGGGGTATCGGGGGCTGTACAACCGGATGGTTCAGTCCATTGGCGCACATCTGGCAATGAGAATTTAAGACGGACCCTGACATCACTGAGCTTGCGTTTGGACGAACCTCTGACAAATGGCGTGTCAGAACCGATAGGGTATGATTTACTCCACACAGAGGTAGAAATGACCAAATCTAACTTTCTCACTGCTTCCCGTGAGCCCGAAGCTGTCAGGAAAAATGATCAAAACAGTTGTTCAGTTGAGTCGGGGAACCAGGAGGACCCCTCGATCAACTCTCCAATACAGCCACACGGACAGGTCCAAAGTCCACTAGGCAGCCAAAGTTTCCTCGGTACTATCCCAAAGCTTATTATAACCAGAGATCTAAGCCCCAGTTGGACCCAGGAAACACTAGATCCAAGGACCATGGGACTCGGAGTCGGTGGATCATCGCTGGGCCCACACGCCGATGATGAGTCCCCATGCTCGGACAGTGGCTGCGGAGGCTCCCCGGCGCTAATGCGCTTTCACAGAAAGCTCTCCAACTCGTCCTCCGCCGGCTGCTTGTCCTCCGCCTCGTCCTTTGAGGAGTCCGAGGATGACTTCAACGGCAGCGACATCGAGCCCAGCCTGTCCCCAGTCATATGCAACACGCTGGGCAGCCCAGACGAAAGCACGGGG ACCAAGCAGTGGCAGAAGCTGAAAACTATGGTGCACTGGTCTCCCTTCGTTGTGTCCTTTAAGAAGCACTATCCCTGGGTGCAGCTCGCCGGGCACGAAG GTAACTTCCAGGCGGGGGAGTATGGGCGTTTGTTGAAGCGCTACTGTGAGTGTGAGCAGCTGTGCCTGTCGAAGCTGATGGGGGACACTCTGCGGCCGTATGTCCCTGGCTACTACGGCGTGGTGCAGAGGAACGAACAGGACTACAACCTAATGGACGACCTCCTGGCTGACTTTGACTCTCCCTCCATCATGGACTGCAAGATGGGCAGCAg GACTTACCTGGAGGAGGAGCTACTGAAGGCCAGGGAGCATCCGCGGCTCCGCAGGGACATGTATGAGAAGATGATGGCCGTGGACCCCGGGGCCCCTACTGATCAGGAGAGAGCCCAACAAGGCATCCTGAAGCCCAGATACATGCAGTGGAGAGAAACCCTCAGCTCCACTGCCACTCTGGGCTTCCGCATCGAGGGCATCAAG AGAGCAGACGGGACGTGTAACACCAACTTTAAGACGACCAAACACAGAGAGCAGGTCATGCAGGCCCTGGAAGACTTTGTGGATGGGAACATTCAGATCCTG AAACTCTACCTGCAACGTCTGAAAGAGCTGCGATCCGTGCTGGAGAAATCCCCGTTCTTCAGAACACATGAG GTGGTGGGCAGTTCCCTGCTGTTTGTGCATGATGCGTCGGGGCAGGCCCGTGTGTGGATGATAGACTTTGGGAAGACTGTGCCCCTGCCTGCCCTTCTCACCCTGGACCACCGGACCCCCTGGATGGAGGGCAACCACGAGGATGGCTACCTGTGGGGTCTGGACAATCTCATAGACATTCTCAGTACCATGCTCCCCCCCCAGcccttgagagagggagagggccgtGTGTGA
- the lg13h19orf54 gene encoding UPF0692 protein C19orf54 homolog, giving the protein MASDGEALASLITQNCTAVTEGSSMGHPPPPPPPGPPPPTAASGPSKKKLYQAIAAGKTPVEGDHAEARLLLSQRQSSFRKDLQWMLFNKYVPSLIQDGPQCGLVALWMAGHLLQPPLSVSMEAVVQTAVDRGYTAQGEMFSASDMAMLAEEVCGCRAELLSGGMSGDNSTAVLKHLADGQPVLIPYDEDFNHEPCQRTGHRAHWAVASGVLLGLDQDSVSREHTQPDPTLPWLLLPQDSPSRPCPCPTVGAREAYILAKQGKSLRYQLWGLDKVAQSNAQLREIDPQRAGDSTQYVVPKGGVEVGLAGQVVLVHTGRQTK; this is encoded by the exons ATGGCATCAGATGGAGAAGCTCTGGCA TCTCTTATCACACAGAATTGCACAGCAGTGACAGAGGGTAGTTCAATGGGacatccacctcctccaccaccaccaggaCCACCCCCACCGACAGCTGCCTCGGGGCCAAGCAAGAAGAAGCTGTACCAGGCCATAGCGGCAGGAAAGACCCCTGTTGAGGGGGATCATGCAGAGGCCCGGTTGCTGCTCAGTCAGAGGCAGAGCAG TTTCAGGAAGGACCTGCAGTGGATGCTGTTTAACAAGTATGTGCCTTCCCTCATCCAAGACGGCCCACA ATGTGGTCTGGTGGCTCTATGGATGGCTGGTCACCTACTACAGCCCCCTCTGAGTGTTTCCATGGAGGCCGTAGTCCAGACAGCGGTGGACAGGGGCTACACAGCACAGGGGGAGATGTTCTCCG CTAGTGACATGGCCATGCTTGCAGAGGAGGTGTGTGGGTGCAGGGCTGAGCTCCTGTCAGGAGGGATGAGTGGAGACAACTCTACAGCCGTCCTGAAACACCTGGCTGACGGACAACCCGTCCTCATCCC ATATGATGAGGATTTCAACCATGAGCCATGCCAACGCACCGGACACAGGGCACACTGGGCAGTGGCCTCAG gTGTCTTGTTGGGTCTGGACCAGGACAGCGTGAGCAGAGAGCACACCCAACCGGACCCCACCCTGCCCTGGCTACTCCTGCCCCAGGACAGCCCCTCACGCCCATGCCCCTGTCCCACTGTGGGGGCAAGAGAAGCATACATCCTGGCCAAGCAGGGCAAGAGCCTGCGCTATCAGCTGTGGGGCCTGGACAAGGTGGCCCAAAGCAATGCTCAGCTGAGGGAGATAGATCCCCAGAGGGCTGGGGACAGTACCCAGTACGTGGTACCCAAGGGAGGGGTGGAAGTTGGGCTGGCAGGCCAGGTCGTGTTGGTCCACACTGGGAGACAGACCAAGTGA
- the LOC112244719 gene encoding inositol-trisphosphate 3-kinase C isoform X2, which yields MERRTLVEVTFGDPVRSVWDWLRSHLLSVSVCACVSTGLLLHYCAVCQTKQWQKLKTMVHWSPFVVSFKKHYPWVQLAGHEGNFQAGEYGRLLKRYCECEQLCLSKLMGDTLRPYVPGYYGVVQRNEQDYNLMDDLLADFDSPSIMDCKMGSRTYLEEELLKAREHPRLRRDMYEKMMAVDPGAPTDQERAQQGILKPRYMQWRETLSSTATLGFRIEGIKRADGTCNTNFKTTKHREQVMQALEDFVDGNIQILKLYLQRLKELRSVLEKSPFFRTHEVVGSSLLFVHDASGQARVWMIDFGKTVPLPALLTLDHRTPWMEGNHEDGYLWGLDNLIDILSTMLPPQPLREGEGRV from the exons ATGGAGCGCCGGACGCTCGTGGAGGTCACGTTTGGAGACCCTGTGCGGAGTGTGTGGGACTGGCTAcgctctcacctcctctctgtgtctgtgtgtgcctgtgtcagcACCGGGCTGCTGCTCCACTACTGCGCTGTCTGCCAG ACCAAGCAGTGGCAGAAGCTGAAAACTATGGTGCACTGGTCTCCCTTCGTTGTGTCCTTTAAGAAGCACTATCCCTGGGTGCAGCTCGCCGGGCACGAAG GTAACTTCCAGGCGGGGGAGTATGGGCGTTTGTTGAAGCGCTACTGTGAGTGTGAGCAGCTGTGCCTGTCGAAGCTGATGGGGGACACTCTGCGGCCGTATGTCCCTGGCTACTACGGCGTGGTGCAGAGGAACGAACAGGACTACAACCTAATGGACGACCTCCTGGCTGACTTTGACTCTCCCTCCATCATGGACTGCAAGATGGGCAGCAg GACTTACCTGGAGGAGGAGCTACTGAAGGCCAGGGAGCATCCGCGGCTCCGCAGGGACATGTATGAGAAGATGATGGCCGTGGACCCCGGGGCCCCTACTGATCAGGAGAGAGCCCAACAAGGCATCCTGAAGCCCAGATACATGCAGTGGAGAGAAACCCTCAGCTCCACTGCCACTCTGGGCTTCCGCATCGAGGGCATCAAG AGAGCAGACGGGACGTGTAACACCAACTTTAAGACGACCAAACACAGAGAGCAGGTCATGCAGGCCCTGGAAGACTTTGTGGATGGGAACATTCAGATCCTG AAACTCTACCTGCAACGTCTGAAAGAGCTGCGATCCGTGCTGGAGAAATCCCCGTTCTTCAGAACACATGAG GTGGTGGGCAGTTCCCTGCTGTTTGTGCATGATGCGTCGGGGCAGGCCCGTGTGTGGATGATAGACTTTGGGAAGACTGTGCCCCTGCCTGCCCTTCTCACCCTGGACCACCGGACCCCCTGGATGGAGGGCAACCACGAGGATGGCTACCTGTGGGGTCTGGACAATCTCATAGACATTCTCAGTACCATGCTCCCCCCCCAGcccttgagagagggagagggccgtGTGTGA